ACGTCGAGGACATCCGTCTCGCGCTGGGCTTCGCGGAGCGCGATCGCCTGCCGGTGGAGATCATCGGCGGCGGCAACAACCTCCTGGTGCGCGACCGCGGCATCCGCGGTGTCGTCGTCAAGATCGAAGGCTGCCTGGGCCGCGCCGAGTTCCACGGCGAGGAGGCCGTCGCGGGCGCGGGCGTGGGGCTCTCGGCGCTGATCCGAGAGGCGGCGGCGCTCAACCTGGGCGGCATCGAGTGCCTCGTCGGCATCCCCGCGACGATCGGCGGCGCCGTGGCCATGAACGCCGGCACGGCCGACGGCTGGATCGGCGACTTCATCTCGGCCGTCTACTTCCTCCACCCGGACGGGACGCTCGGCGAGTTCAAGCCCGGCAACGGCTCCTTCGGCTACCGCGACTTCGCAGCGCCCGCGGGCGCGGTCGTGGTGGGCGCGCGGCTCCAGATGCACCGGCGGCCGCAGGCCGAGATCCAGAAGGAGATGAAGCAGCGCCTGAAGGTCAAGAAGGCGACCCAGCCGCTCGCGCTCGCGTCGGCAGGCTGCGTGTGGAAGAACCCTCACGGCGAGGTCGCCGGGCGCCTCATCGAAAAGGTGGGCCTGAAGGGCAAGCGGCTCAACGGCGCCGAGATCTCGGCCAAGCACGCCAACTTCATTGTCAACCGCGGCGGGGCGACGGCGGCCGACATCACGGCGCTCATGGACATGGCGCGCGAGCGCGTCCAGGCGCAGTTCGGCATCGCGCTCGAGCCCGAGATCCGGGTCATGGGAGAAGGATGAGCGGTCGCACCGGAGTCCTCTCGCCGCGCGGGGCCGCCCACGGCGGCCTTGCGGACCTGGCCGAGCCGACGGTGGCCATGGCCGACCAGCGGCTCGACCGCCGCCGGCGGCGCCGGCACATGCTTCGGCTGGCCCGCCGGGGCGGTGCCTGGCTCTGCGTGGGGCTGCTCGTGGTCGCGCTGGGCGGCGCGCTCGCTTCCGGCGGCCGGTGGCTCCTCATGGCGCCGCGCTTCGCCGTCGAGCGCGTCGAGGTCGCGGGGCAGAGTCAGCTCTCGGTGGATCAGGTGGTCGCAGCCTCCGGGCTCTCGCCCGGGCAGAACCTCTTC
The nucleotide sequence above comes from Candidatus Methylomirabilota bacterium. Encoded proteins:
- the murB gene encoding UDP-N-acetylmuramate dehydrogenase, which encodes MLGEIRGEVRFKEPLSFHTSLRIGGPADIFVVPQDVEDIRLALGFAERDRLPVEIIGGGNNLLVRDRGIRGVVVKIEGCLGRAEFHGEEAVAGAGVGLSALIREAAALNLGGIECLVGIPATIGGAVAMNAGTADGWIGDFISAVYFLHPDGTLGEFKPGNGSFGYRDFAAPAGAVVVGARLQMHRRPQAEIQKEMKQRLKVKKATQPLALASAGCVWKNPHGEVAGRLIEKVGLKGKRLNGAEISAKHANFIVNRGGATAADITALMDMARERVQAQFGIALEPEIRVMGEG